One window from the genome of Halostella litorea encodes:
- a CDS encoding Hsp20/alpha crystallin family protein produces the protein MRRDDRDEPFDDIFREIERMMNEMMGADGTDMRFEGSAGFGADTHVDIHETDEEVRVVADLPGVEKADIELQCDGQVLTVSAASDRREYDERVSLPVRVDEHSASATYNNGVLEVIFERADGGSADIDVS, from the coding sequence ATGCGACGCGACGACCGCGACGAACCCTTCGACGACATATTCCGGGAGATAGAGCGGATGATGAACGAGATGATGGGCGCGGACGGGACGGACATGCGCTTCGAGGGCTCGGCCGGGTTCGGGGCCGACACCCACGTCGACATCCACGAGACCGACGAGGAGGTCCGCGTCGTCGCGGACCTGCCGGGCGTCGAGAAGGCCGACATCGAACTCCAGTGCGACGGGCAGGTGCTCACGGTCAGCGCCGCAAGCGACCGCCGCGAGTACGACGAGCGCGTCTCGCTGCCCGTCCGCGTCGACGAGCACTCCGCGTCGGCCACCTACAACAACGGCGTCCTCGAAGTGATCTTCGAGCGCGCGGACGGCGGGTCCGCCGACATCGACGTCAGCTGA
- a CDS encoding ATP-binding protein, which produces MNSDAAAAYASWLLSAVGAVLFSAAVVQHLLLEPVAIGSLRGPLLALALDGTPALVLVYGGRRLARTDLSPERRLTVVVWCVVGAAAALSVMGVSVLIREFEGRAVAEPAFTLLLAADTGAIGGAVAGYYSASAREDAERANRATATLSFVNELLRHDVRNGLAVVDGLALELENETDGDGMATAIRDQAEETRAVIENVGAIAEALGDDPDFEAVDLVPIAAETSDRVGDAFRVGVETDLPERAPVVGNAALRSVVRNLVENAAEHNDTDDLRIRVAVENGDDAVTLRVADDGSGIPDDEKRSVFEPSAGSEHGGGLHMVDTLVDRYGGRLWVEDNEPSGTVFVAELPAA; this is translated from the coding sequence ATGAACAGCGATGCGGCCGCGGCGTACGCATCGTGGCTGTTGTCCGCGGTCGGTGCGGTTCTGTTTTCGGCCGCCGTCGTCCAGCACCTCCTTTTGGAGCCGGTCGCGATCGGGTCGCTCCGCGGCCCGCTGCTCGCGCTCGCGCTCGACGGCACGCCCGCGCTCGTCCTCGTGTACGGCGGGCGACGTCTCGCCCGGACGGACCTCTCGCCCGAGCGACGGCTGACCGTCGTCGTGTGGTGCGTCGTCGGCGCGGCCGCGGCGCTGTCGGTGATGGGCGTGAGCGTCCTCATCCGCGAGTTCGAGGGGCGGGCCGTCGCCGAGCCGGCCTTCACCCTCCTGCTGGCCGCCGACACCGGCGCGATCGGCGGGGCCGTCGCGGGCTACTACAGCGCCAGCGCCCGCGAGGACGCCGAGCGGGCGAACCGCGCGACCGCCACGCTGTCGTTCGTCAACGAGCTGCTCCGCCACGACGTTCGCAACGGGCTGGCGGTCGTCGACGGGCTCGCCCTGGAACTCGAAAACGAGACGGACGGGGACGGCATGGCGACGGCGATCCGGGACCAGGCCGAGGAGACGCGGGCGGTGATCGAGAACGTCGGCGCTATCGCCGAGGCGCTCGGCGACGACCCCGACTTCGAGGCGGTCGACCTGGTGCCCATCGCCGCGGAGACGTCCGACCGGGTCGGCGACGCCTTCCGGGTCGGCGTCGAGACGGACCTCCCGGAGCGCGCCCCCGTCGTCGGCAACGCGGCGCTGCGCTCCGTCGTGCGGAACCTCGTCGAGAACGCCGCCGAGCACAACGACACCGACGACCTGCGGATCCGCGTCGCCGTCGAGAACGGGGACGACGCCGTGACGCTCCGGGTTGCGGACGACGGCTCGGGCATCCCGGACGACGAGAAGCGATCGGTGTTCGAGCCGAGCGCCGGCAGCGAACACGGCGGCGGCCTCCACATGGTCGACACGCTCGTCGACCGTTACGGCGGCCGCCTGTGGGTCGAGGACAACGAGCCCTCCGGGACCGTGTTCGTCGCGGAACTGCCCGCGGCCTGA
- a CDS encoding heme NO-binding domain-containing protein: MHGIILKTLKDYVVEQYDAETWEDVQARAGREGEMYVAVTTYDEEVTVDLLDAALDVTDTSMKTFMYDWGKWIIEPIIEIYGSAYVEPHWDGLDLLTQIEAIHTQLRQRRMGEMTPPVLRIEKIEEETLKIVYGSQRQWCQWIPGLIEGVGDYYDEEFRYKEHTCMLEGDDRCTFSVKRVSPTPAAGGAGD; encoded by the coding sequence ATGCACGGGATCATTCTGAAGACGCTGAAGGACTACGTCGTCGAGCAGTACGACGCGGAGACGTGGGAGGACGTACAGGCGCGGGCGGGGCGTGAAGGCGAGATGTACGTCGCGGTCACGACGTACGACGAGGAAGTCACCGTCGACCTGCTGGACGCGGCGCTGGACGTCACCGACACCTCGATGAAGACGTTCATGTACGACTGGGGGAAGTGGATCATCGAGCCCATCATCGAGATCTACGGGAGCGCGTACGTCGAACCCCACTGGGACGGGCTCGACCTGCTGACCCAGATCGAGGCGATCCACACCCAGTTGCGGCAGCGCCGGATGGGCGAGATGACGCCGCCCGTGTTGCGGATCGAGAAGATCGAGGAGGAGACGCTGAAGATCGTCTACGGCTCGCAGCGACAGTGGTGCCAGTGGATCCCCGGCCTCATCGAGGGCGTCGGCGACTACTACGACGAGGAGTTCCGCTACAAGGAACACACGTGCATGCTCGAGGGCGACGACCGCTGCACGTTCAGCGTAAAGCGGGTCTCCCCCACGCCGGCCGCCGGAGGGGCGGGTGACTGA
- a CDS encoding type II glyceraldehyde-3-phosphate dehydrogenase, producing the protein MLHVGINGYGTIGKRVADAVREQPDMTVHGVAKTSPDHVAESAVAAGYPLYVAGGNGVGEFEAAGVAVDGTVDDMVAESDVVVDATPGGVGERNRPLYEDHDTPALFQGAEDAGVAETSFNARANYAEALGEDYVRVVSCNTTGLSRLLAPLYEAYGVESAHATLVRRGGDPDQSCRGPINDILPDPVSLPSHHGPDVRTVFPDLSIHTAGLKVPATLMHVHSLTISLEADPTVDEVRDLFADEDRIFLVPPGLDLDGPGALKEFARDAGRPRGDLWENCVWEESLHVEDGELSLFQAIHQESDVVPENVDALRAVAELADAEESMARTNETLGVGI; encoded by the coding sequence ATGCTCCACGTGGGCATCAACGGCTACGGCACTATCGGCAAACGCGTCGCGGACGCGGTCCGCGAGCAGCCCGACATGACGGTCCACGGCGTCGCCAAGACGTCGCCGGACCACGTCGCCGAGAGTGCCGTCGCCGCCGGCTACCCGCTGTACGTCGCCGGCGGCAACGGGGTGGGGGAGTTCGAGGCCGCGGGGGTCGCGGTCGACGGAACCGTCGACGACATGGTCGCCGAAAGCGACGTCGTCGTCGACGCGACGCCCGGCGGCGTGGGGGAACGGAACCGCCCGCTGTACGAGGACCACGACACGCCGGCGCTGTTTCAGGGGGCCGAGGACGCCGGCGTCGCCGAGACCAGTTTCAACGCGCGGGCCAACTACGCCGAGGCGCTCGGCGAGGACTACGTCCGCGTGGTCTCGTGCAACACGACCGGGCTCTCGCGCCTGCTCGCGCCGCTGTACGAGGCCTACGGCGTCGAGAGCGCACACGCCACGCTGGTCCGCCGCGGCGGCGACCCCGACCAGTCCTGCCGCGGCCCGATAAACGACATCCTGCCCGACCCGGTGTCGCTGCCCTCGCACCACGGCCCCGACGTACGGACCGTCTTCCCCGACCTGTCGATCCACACGGCCGGCCTGAAGGTGCCGGCGACGCTGATGCACGTCCACAGCCTGACCATCTCCCTGGAGGCCGACCCGACCGTTGATGAGGTGCGGGACCTGTTCGCCGACGAGGACCGCATCTTCCTCGTCCCGCCGGGGCTGGACCTCGACGGCCCGGGGGCGCTGAAGGAGTTCGCCCGGGACGCCGGCCGCCCGCGGGGGGACCTCTGGGAGAACTGCGTCTGGGAGGAGTCGCTCCACGTCGAGGACGGCGAACTGTCGCTGTTCCAGGCGATCCACCAGGAGAGCGACGTCGTCCCCGAGAACGTCGACGCGCTCCGCGCGGTCGCGGAACTGGCCGACGCCGAGGAGAGCATGGCGAGGACGAACGAGACGCTCGGCGTCGGGATCTGA
- a CDS encoding CHY zinc finger protein, with product MTDDGDDGDDGDAADPAGVTVDVAGRAVRGVGVGSETRCAHYGGPRDVVAIRFACCDAYYPCFRCHAAVADHDAERVPRAAFDAAGVLCGVCGATLSVRAFVEGDHACPDCGAAFNPGCADHYDRYFEMGG from the coding sequence ATGACGGACGACGGGGACGACGGGGACGACGGCGACGCCGCTGACCCCGCTGGCGTCACGGTCGACGTGGCCGGCCGCGCGGTCCGGGGCGTCGGCGTCGGGTCGGAGACCCGCTGTGCCCACTACGGCGGCCCGCGGGACGTGGTGGCGATCCGCTTTGCCTGCTGCGACGCCTACTACCCCTGTTTCCGCTGCCACGCCGCCGTCGCCGACCACGACGCCGAGCGGGTGCCCCGGGCGGCGTTCGACGCCGCCGGGGTCCTCTGTGGCGTCTGCGGCGCGACGCTCTCGGTCCGGGCGTTCGTCGAGGGCGACCACGCCTGCCCGGACTGCGGCGCGGCGTTCAACCCCGGCTGTGCGGACCACTACGACCGGTACTTCGAGATGGGCGGGTGA
- a CDS encoding helix-turn-helix domain-containing protein produces the protein MSTQQAIQQSTDAALPTELESPRAKLVYLYLSDAGETTVDDVQSSLGLRKMTLFGVLDTLSTQGYVERRGDTVAAA, from the coding sequence ATGAGCACGCAACAGGCCATCCAGCAGTCGACCGACGCCGCCCTCCCGACCGAACTCGAATCGCCGCGCGCGAAGCTCGTCTACCTCTACCTCTCGGACGCCGGGGAGACCACCGTCGACGACGTCCAGTCGTCGCTGGGCCTCCGGAAGATGACGCTGTTCGGCGTCCTCGACACCCTGTCGACGCAGGGCTACGTCGAGCGTCGCGGCGACACCGTCGCCGCGGCCTGA
- a CDS encoding 50S ribosomal protein L16 → MSDKPASMYREISKPPYTRREYITGIPGSKIAQHKMGNVDTDPDDYPIQISLELEEECQLRHGALEASRLSANRHMLKEVGQENYKMILRKFPHHVIRENKQATGAGADRVSDGMRQAFGKVVGTAARIQANERLFTVWCSVEDADEAKEAFRRAYNKISPPCRVVVERGEELLVS, encoded by the coding sequence ATGTCAGACAAGCCCGCCTCGATGTACCGGGAGATCAGCAAGCCGCCGTACACGCGACGCGAGTACATCACCGGCATTCCCGGCTCGAAGATCGCACAGCACAAGATGGGCAACGTCGACACCGACCCCGACGACTACCCCATCCAGATCAGCCTCGAACTCGAGGAGGAGTGCCAGCTCCGCCACGGCGCGCTGGAGGCCTCCCGGCTGTCGGCCAACCGCCACATGCTCAAGGAGGTCGGCCAGGAGAACTACAAGATGATCCTGCGCAAGTTCCCCCACCACGTCATCCGGGAGAACAAGCAGGCGACCGGCGCGGGTGCGGACCGCGTCTCCGACGGGATGCGCCAGGCGTTCGGCAAGGTCGTCGGCACGGCCGCCCGCATCCAGGCCAACGAGCGCCTGTTCACCGTCTGGTGTTCCGTCGAGGACGCCGACGAGGCCAAGGAGGCGTTCCGCCGCGCCTACAACAAGATCTCGCCGCCGTGTCGCGTCGTCGTCGAGCGCGGCGAGGAACTGCTCGTCTCGTAA
- the msrB gene encoding peptide-methionine (R)-S-oxide reductase MsrB gives MSQDTADDLPETEAEWRERLSEREYRMLREGDTEPRGSGEYLNRKDDGTYACAGCGAALFDSETKYESGSGWPSFWDAVDDDRIETRRDTSLGMTRTEILCARCGGHLGHVFDDGPEPTGKRYCVNSASLEFEPEE, from the coding sequence ATGTCACAGGACACCGCCGACGACCTGCCCGAGACCGAGGCCGAGTGGCGCGAGCGGCTGAGCGAGCGGGAGTACCGGATGCTCCGCGAGGGCGACACGGAGCCCCGCGGGAGCGGCGAGTACCTGAACCGGAAGGACGACGGCACGTACGCCTGCGCCGGCTGCGGGGCCGCGCTGTTCGACTCCGAGACGAAGTACGAGTCGGGGTCCGGCTGGCCCAGTTTCTGGGACGCCGTCGACGACGACCGGATCGAGACCCGGCGGGACACGAGCCTCGGGATGACGCGCACGGAGATACTGTGTGCCCGCTGCGGCGGCCACCTCGGCCACGTGTTCGACGACGGCCCGGAGCCGACCGGCAAGCGCTACTGCGTCAACTCCGCGTCGCTGGAGTTCGAACCCGAGGAGTGA
- a CDS encoding DUF6663 family protein, with the protein MQPTTSGTFRVLAGTRDAEEWLFLDVETADPTYVPRDAVDAGDDDLRPGYRVDATVAWDGGDPRVTDVEVRDRTLFEFVDGADTVFEAAEETWRDARADGAGMNADVTYGTDGEANGVVYTFAEQAGERDLFAEFRDGVRPLEPLLGRLAEGEDPPFEAFVIRPVAEPFVIVYLVVEKGGLLADTVRDTYDCPRES; encoded by the coding sequence ATGCAACCGACGACGAGCGGGACGTTCCGCGTCCTAGCGGGGACCCGCGACGCCGAGGAGTGGCTGTTCCTCGACGTGGAGACGGCGGACCCCACGTACGTCCCGAGGGACGCTGTCGATGCCGGGGACGACGACCTGCGCCCGGGGTACCGCGTCGACGCCACGGTGGCGTGGGACGGCGGCGACCCGCGCGTGACCGACGTCGAGGTCCGGGACCGGACGCTGTTCGAGTTCGTCGACGGCGCGGACACCGTCTTCGAGGCCGCCGAGGAGACGTGGCGGGACGCGCGGGCGGACGGCGCGGGGATGAACGCCGACGTGACGTACGGGACGGACGGCGAGGCCAACGGCGTCGTCTACACGTTCGCCGAGCAGGCGGGCGAGCGCGACCTGTTCGCGGAGTTCCGCGACGGCGTCAGGCCGCTGGAGCCGCTGCTCGGCCGCCTCGCGGAGGGCGAGGACCCGCCGTTCGAGGCGTTCGTCATCCGGCCGGTCGCCGAGCCGTTCGTGATCGTCTACCTCGTCGTCGAGAAGGGCGGCCTGCTGGCCGACACCGTCCGCGACACGTACGACTGCCCGCGGGAGTCATGA
- a CDS encoding ATP-grasp domain-containing protein, with protein sequence MLRLAVANREETFERMADPLAERGIEAVHVPARERTIDLTDDDLPAVDAGFVFPGREMEGAAVDALLGVPWLNGRDAVLTSRNKGGVTAALDRAGLPVPDTVMVSNPCDEAELVDAFERFDPPVVVKPNSATRGVGVAKVSDLDSFLGVVDYLDLVHDYRATGDKSFLVQEYLPGATDYRAMVVDGEYVGAVERRLPEEKLAAGGWKHNVHRGAVAEGVELPPELRELAEETAETLGITLLGVDLLVSDERTVVNETNARPTIDAATKYRPGFYDRLAAAITELS encoded by the coding sequence ATGCTCAGACTGGCGGTGGCCAACCGCGAGGAGACGTTCGAGCGGATGGCCGACCCGCTCGCGGAGCGGGGGATCGAGGCCGTCCACGTCCCCGCCCGCGAGCGGACGATCGACCTGACCGACGACGACCTGCCGGCGGTCGACGCCGGCTTCGTGTTCCCCGGCCGGGAGATGGAGGGCGCGGCGGTCGACGCCCTGCTCGGCGTGCCGTGGCTCAACGGCCGCGACGCGGTCCTGACCTCGCGGAACAAGGGCGGCGTGACCGCGGCGCTCGACCGGGCGGGGCTGCCGGTGCCCGACACCGTGATGGTGTCGAACCCCTGCGACGAGGCCGAACTGGTCGACGCGTTCGAGCGGTTCGACCCGCCGGTCGTCGTGAAACCCAACTCGGCGACCCGGGGCGTCGGCGTCGCGAAGGTGAGCGACCTGGACTCCTTCCTCGGCGTCGTCGACTACCTCGACCTGGTCCACGACTACCGGGCGACCGGCGACAAATCCTTCCTCGTCCAGGAGTACCTCCCCGGCGCGACGGACTACCGGGCGATGGTCGTCGACGGCGAGTACGTCGGCGCGGTCGAGCGCCGGCTTCCCGAGGAGAAACTGGCAGCCGGCGGCTGGAAACACAACGTGCACCGCGGCGCGGTCGCGGAGGGCGTCGAACTGCCGCCGGAGCTCCGGGAACTGGCGGAGGAGACCGCGGAGACGCTCGGGATCACGTTACTCGGGGTCGACCTGCTTGTCTCGGACGAGCGGACGGTCGTCAACGAGACGAACGCGCGGCCGACGATAGACGCCGCGACGAAGTACCGCCCCGGCTTCTACGACCGGCTGGCGGCCGCGATAACGGAGCTCAGCTGA
- a CDS encoding NUDIX hydrolase N-terminal domain-containing protein: MPPSDDAVDLLALLDELRVIAGNGLEYADDPYDRERYERLDELVDEYYGRTLDLPAPEVRERLAGELGHVTPKLGATGAVIDDEGRLLTMQRPVGEWCLPGGHADPGEAPEETVVREVREETGLDVRPVELVDAYELPPGSGYDPHGAVTLLYRCERVGGDLELSHEGLDLRWQEVDAVDDWYTDHERYARDALAAADG; encoded by the coding sequence ATGCCCCCGTCCGACGACGCCGTCGACCTCCTCGCCCTCCTCGACGAACTCCGCGTCATCGCCGGGAACGGGCTGGAGTACGCCGACGACCCGTACGACCGGGAGCGCTACGAGCGTCTCGACGAACTCGTCGACGAGTACTACGGCCGGACGCTCGACCTGCCCGCCCCGGAGGTCCGGGAGCGCCTGGCCGGCGAACTGGGCCACGTCACGCCGAAGCTCGGGGCGACGGGCGCGGTGATCGACGATGAGGGGCGACTGCTCACGATGCAACGCCCCGTCGGCGAGTGGTGCCTGCCGGGCGGGCACGCCGACCCGGGCGAGGCTCCGGAGGAGACGGTCGTCCGGGAGGTCCGGGAGGAGACCGGACTCGACGTCCGCCCGGTCGAACTCGTCGACGCCTACGAACTGCCGCCCGGGTCCGGCTACGACCCCCACGGCGCGGTGACGCTCCTCTACCGCTGCGAGCGGGTCGGCGGCGACCTCGAACTGTCACACGAGGGGCTGGACCTGCGATGGCAGGAGGTCGACGCGGTCGACGACTGGTACACCGACCACGAGCGGTACGCCCGGGACGCGCTGGCGGCGGCGGACGGGTGA